One window of the Rosa rugosa chromosome 3, drRosRugo1.1, whole genome shotgun sequence genome contains the following:
- the LOC133738223 gene encoding uncharacterized protein LOC133738223 — MAAVAVAAAVVGAPTRLHRLLHHPPPSFFLKPLLISTTAVSKQPQMRRPKLISTCFPFIPSRLFCHSLPAIKASLQVEQPTQELDEEAENEDENLDSASSSSVLGSLDDENGEEGETEAGKLDTNDAARMNLDPSTVLKRNRVDPVDLPTLTVREKKELASYANSLGKKLKSQLVGKSGVTANVAASFVENLESNELLKVKIHGTCPEELDDTVKQLEAATGSVVVGRIGRTVILYRPSLTKLKAEEKKEQMRKIFLKRKQRYSRPSSMEFQKKGRPRMFVRDSRGRPKV; from the exons ATGGCGGCAGTAGCAGTAGCAGCAGCGGTAGTTGGAGCTCCAACCCGGCTCCACCGCCTCCTCCACCACCCACCACCCTCCTTTTTCCTCAAACCCCTTCTCATCTCCACCACCGCCGTATCCAAACAACCCCAAATGCGACGCCCCAAACTTATCTCCACTTGTTTTCCTTTCATCCCCTCACGCCTCTTCTGCCACTCCCTTCCCGCCATCAAAGCCTCTCTGCAAGTAGAACAACCAACCCAAGAACTCGATGAGGAAGCTGAGAATGAAGATGAGAACTTggattctgcttcttcttcttctgttctcGGAAGTCTAGACGATGAAAATGGTGAGGAAGGTGAGACTGAAGCTGGGAAATTGGATACCAACGACGCTGCCCGAATGAATTTGGACCCTTCTACCGTTTTGAAGAGGAACCGGGTCGACCCGGTCGACCTTCCGACGCTTACGGTGagagaaaagaaggaattgGCGTCGTATGCCAACAGCTTGGGGAAGAAGCTCAAGTCCCAGTTGGTGGGCAAGTCTGGTGTTACGGCCAATGTGGCTGCTTCTTTTGTAGAGAATCTTGAATCTAATGAGCTTCTCAAG GTTAAAATACATGGGACATGTCCAGAGGAGCTAGATGATACGGTGAAGCAATTGGAGGCTGCAACTGGTTCAGTTGTTGTCGGTCGGATTGGTAGAACAGTGATTCTTTACAGGCCAAGTCTCACCAAGCTGAAAGCTGAGGAGAAAAAAGAGCAGATGCGGAAGATTTTTTTGAAGCGAAAGCAGAGATATTCACGACCATCATCTATGGAATTTCAGAAAAAAGGAAGACCGAGGATGTTTGTGCGTGACAGCCGTGGAAGACCCAAGGTCTAG
- the LOC133740525 gene encoding protein DETOXIFICATION 46, chloroplastic-like encodes MQTKTLIAHPPHPRLLPNPNRHNSLLQPSFSPLSFTPRLKTTRQLPKLLSSAPIRRRNRLLTACVSENLDEGNDDALEVVKVEELESRSIWNQMKEIAMFTGPATGLWLCGPLMSLIDTVVIGQGSTIELAALGPGTVMCDYMSYVFMFLSIATSNMVATSLARRDKNEVQHQISILLFLGLASGILMLLFTRFFGSWALTAFTGSKNAEIIAAANTYVQIRGFAWPALLVGWVAQSASLGMKDSWGPLKALAVASVINGVGDALLCSYLGYGIAGAAWATMVSQVVAGYMMIEALNKKGYDGYAISVPSSKELLTVLGLAAPVFITLMSKVVFYSLLIYFATSMGTHTMAAHQVMIQTFCMCTVWGEPLSQTAQSFMPEFLFGVNRSLPKARTLLKSLVIIGAILGSVLGIVGTCVPWFFPSIFTRDQKIIQEMHKVLIPYFLALAVTPPTHCLEGTLLAGRDLRFISLSMSGCFSLGALLLLLVSSRGFGLAGVWWALAGFQWSRLLLSLRRLISSDGILYSEDVSRYKLEKVRAV; translated from the exons ATGCAGACCAAAACCCTAATAGCTCACCCTCCTCACCCCCGTCTCCTCCCAAACCCTAACCGCCACAACTCCCTTCTCCAACCTTCGTTCTCACCCCTCTCTTTCACGCCGCGCTTAAAAACCACGCGCCAACTTCCGAAATTGCTCTCCTCGGCGCCAATACGGCGTCGTAACAGGCTATTAACAGCTTGTGTTAGCGAAAACCTCGATGAAGGAAACGACGACGCTTTGGAGGTGGTTAAGGTTGAGGAATTGGAGAGTCGGAGCATATGGAATCAGATGAAGGAGATTGCAATGTTCACTGGACCCGCTACTGGGCTTTGGTTGTGCGGCCCACTTATGAGTCTGATTGACACTGTCGTCATCGGACAGGGAAGCACAATCGAGCTTGCTGCTTTAG GCCCTGGAACTGTAATGTGTGACTATATGAGTTATGTGTTCATGTTCCTTTCTATTGCAACTTCAAACATGGTTGCCACTTCGCTTGCAAGACGG GACAAGAATGAAGTGCAACATCAGATATCTATCTTGCTTTTTCTTGGATTGGCATCTGGCATCTTAATGCTTTTATTTACAAGATTCTTCGGTTCATGGGCACTAACTG CTTTTACTGGATCAAagaatgcagagattattgctgcTGCAAATACATACGTTCAG ATACGAGGATTCGCATGGCCGGCACTCCTTGTTGGTTGGGTTGCTCAGAGTGCAAG CCTTGGCATGAAAGATTCTTGGGGTCCTTTGAAGGCCTTGGCCGTGGCCAGTGTTATAAATGGTGTTGGTGATGCACTCCTGTGCAGCTATTTAGGCTATGGTATAGCTGGTGCAGCATGGGCAACTATGGTTTCACAG GTTGTTGCAGGATATATGATGATTGAAGCTCTGAACAAAAAAGGTTACGATGGCTATGCCATTTCTGTTCCATCGTCCAAGGAACTTCTAACAGTACTTGGGCTTGCTGCTCCAGTATTTATAACATTGATGTCAAAG GTAGTTTTCTACTCTCTCCTTATCTATTTTGCGACGTCTATGGGAACACATACCATGGCTGCTCATCAG GTCATGATACAAACATTCTGCATGTGTACAGTGTGGGGTGAGCCTCTCTCTCAAACTGCACAATCGTTTATGCCGGAATTTTTATTTGGAGTGAATCGTAGTTTGCCTAAG GCCCGCACATTGCTCAAGTCACTTGTCATCATCGGAGCTATACTTGGTTCAGTATTAGGAATAGTTGGAACATGTGTTCCATGGTTCTTTCCCAGTATCTTTACACGTGATCAAAAGATCATACAAGAG ATGCATAAAGTGCTAATACCATATTTCCTTGCATTAGCTGTGACGCCCCCGACTCACTGCCTTGAGGGAACATTActg gCTGGACGAGATCTGAGATTTATTAGTCTGTCAATGAGTGGATGCTTCTCTTTGGGTGCACTtctattgctg CTTGTGAGCAGTAGAGGATTTGGTTTAGCAGGCGTCTGGTGGGCATTAGCAGGATTTCAATGG AGTCGGCTTTTACTCTCTCTACGCCGCCTTATATCCTCGGATGGGATACTCTACTCTGAAGATGTGAGCCGGTATAAACTGGAAAAGGTCAGAGCTGTTTAG